The Bacteroidota bacterium DNA window GAGCTTGCCGGTTCAATAGCAGCCGAGCAGCAGGCCATCGGGCAACGCGCTTCGGAAGCGCAGACTATCGAACAGCACAAGGCGGAAGAAGCGAAGCAACTGGCTCAGATCCAGGCGCGCAAAGAGCGCCTGAAGCAGCTGCTCGCCGAGCGCCGCGCGAGTGCGAAAAAGCTGGAAGGTATCATCGCCGGACTCGTTTCTCGGGAAGAACGGGCAACACGCGAGCGAGCCACGCGCAAGAACCGTAGATCGCGCAGTCCCGCGCCCGAGGAGGAAATCGTGGCAGGCCCCGCGCATGGACCGCACTCTCTCAATTGGCCGACTTCGTCGCACCACATCGTTCAAGGTTTTGGCGAGCACCGCAATGCGGAGTTGAATACGGTGACGATGAACCTCGGAATCGACATTTCCGCAACGCGGGGTTCTTCCGTACTGGCGGCCGCCGAGGGGGTAATCTCCATCGTTTCATCTCTGCCAAGTTATGGAACAATCGTGGTCGTCAAGCACACCGGCGGACTGCACACGGTCTACGCCGATCTCGCGGCAGCGAATGTGCATGCCGGCGAGCGTGTGCATGCGGGACAATCTATCGGACGTAGCGGATCGAACGAGGAGAATGGACCGGTTCTGCATTTTGAAGTCTGGAAGGGCCGCGCCAAGCAGAATCCGCTGGGGTGGCTCCGATAGAAAAATGATGAATGTGGAATGATGAAGGATGAACAACGGAGATTAGTATTTCGCAGAGGGCTTACCATTGCGATCTTCATTCTTCATCATTCCACATTCATCATTTCCGCCTCCGGGCAGCCGATCTCGATTACCCTGCGCGATTCGTCAAACGGTTTGCTCCGCACAGATTCCGCAAATTGGAGTGAGGCATGGATCGAGATAGATGGCACAGTGCCGGGTGCCAGACCATTGGCACTGGAGGACCTTATTGTTCGAGGACACGACCGGGCCGCCGAAGTACTCTCCATCGATTCCATCGGAGCGCGATACGAGACGCACCTTGCTCTGAGCTTCGTGCTCGATAACTCCGGCTCGATGTTCCATGCTTATGACTCACTCACAAAGTATTGCGATTCGATTCTCTTGGACGCACAGCCTGGCGCAATCGCGCAAGCGGTGACATTCGATAATGTCGCGCGAACGGAATCGCATTTATATACACGCCACTCCTCCGTCTTCATCGCGCAAACAGGCTTTCAAGATAGCATTGCACCGATCCGTGCCTTCTGGCATTTTTTCGATACGATCCGCACGGGGTATACGCCGCTCTACGATGCGATTGCGCTTGCCACGACCAATATACAAGACCGCCGGTTCACCAGCGGCGACACGGGACGAACAGACGTGCTTCTCGTAGTCACGGATGGTGATGATAACGCCAGTCGCGTTTCCATCGAGGACCTGCACGATTTGCTCGCGGAAGAACACCTTCGTCTTTTCGTGATCAATTACCGAACCGATCCCTCCACACGCCTTTTGTGGCTCGCGCGCCATTCGAACGGTGCCTTCTTCGTTGCGGAGAATCTGGCATCGCTCAGGACTCTGCTTCACAAAATAGGCGGATCGCTCACGCGGCAATATCACGTTCGGTACCGATTCCCATCGCTTACCCCAAGTAGCGGAGCCCATTGATTGCATTCCACGCGGAACGCACACGCCGTCTCAGACGTATTTTGCAGAACTATGACAATTCACACCCCGCCCACGGAGCACGCGGAAGAGATCAAAGACGCCCTTCGCCATATCGAGGAGGCCGAACGACCGGATGCACTCACCGATCAGGAGCGCGAGCGCCGCAGTTCGCTCGAAGCGCTCCGCAAACTCGGCGTCGATCCGTTCGCTGCGACTTCATTTGAGCGGACGCGGTTCTCATTCGAGGCCGCCGCACTCTTTGATGAGAACGCTCCGGACGCCCATCCTACGGCCTCCGTTGCGGGACGGATTATGGGAATTCGCCGTATGGGCAAGGCCAGCTTCATCCATATTCAGGATGAATATGGCAAGATTCAGCTCTATTTCAAGACGAACGACCTGCCCGACCGCTACGGACTTCTACATTATCTTGATTTCGGGGACATTATCGGCGCGAACGGCTATGTCTTCCGTACGCGGACGGGTGAAGTCACGCTGCACGTCGCATCGTTCGAAATTCTCGCCAAAGCCATTCGGCCGTTGCCGGTTGTGAAAGAAGAAACCGATCCCGTAACTGGCGAGACGATCCGGCACGATGCCTTCTCCGACAAGGAACTACGGTATCGGCAGCGCTATGTTGATCTCATCGTCAATGCCGATATCCGCAAGACGTTTCGCACACGGGCAAAGATCATCAGCACCATCCGCCGCTATTTCGATTCGCGTGGTTACCTCGAGGTCGAAACACCGGTGTTGCAGCCGATTTATGGTGGCGCCTATGCGCGGCCATTCATCA harbors:
- a CDS encoding vWA domain-containing protein, whose translation is MMKDEQRRLVFRRGLTIAIFILHHSTFIISASGQPISITLRDSSNGLLRTDSANWSEAWIEIDGTVPGARPLALEDLIVRGHDRAAEVLSIDSIGARYETHLALSFVLDNSGSMFHAYDSLTKYCDSILLDAQPGAIAQAVTFDNVARTESHLYTRHSSVFIAQTGFQDSIAPIRAFWHFFDTIRTGYTPLYDAIALATTNIQDRRFTSGDTGRTDVLLVVTDGDDNASRVSIEDLHDLLAEEHLRLFVINYRTDPSTRLLWLARHSNGAFFVAENLASLRTLLHKIGGSLTRQYHVRYRFPSLTPSSGAH
- a CDS encoding peptidoglycan DD-metalloendopeptidase family protein, which produces MKKVTKITLAALGGVLLAFGLMIRPTEGRRRPSHKHVPKANSRSSHRAAQANKELSRINAEIAKYEKELRDHEAQEAKSKKHLKAFDARSRQLQQTIARLKAEAEELASEKSEVDTELTHTASKLDRMRSEYARGVRYLYESGVLRQHDESHYLLNPDRADSSIRMRYYAQAIGRAHRATGTQLDSMKAALGLSSHELAGSIAAEQQAIGQRASEAQTIEQHKAEEAKQLAQIQARKERLKQLLAERRASAKKLEGIIAGLVSREERATRERATRKNRRSRSPAPEEEIVAGPAHGPHSLNWPTSSHHIVQGFGEHRNAELNTVTMNLGIDISATRGSSVLAAAEGVISIVSSLPSYGTIVVVKHTGGLHTVYADLAAANVHAGERVHAGQSIGRSGSNEENGPVLHFEVWKGRAKQNPLGWLR